AGCGCTGCCGATCTGGAAGTCCTGCTCACCTGGTACGGCCACGCGGACCGCATCCAGTTCTTCCGGACGCTGCTGTCTCGTGCCAAGAAGGGCAAGGACTGGTGGATCGGGTTCTCCGACGTCACACCCGAGTGGTTCACCATGTACCTGGGCCTGGAATCCATCGCCCGGCAGCTCAGCGGCTACGACGCCATGGTCGTGCACGGGCTGTTCCAGCTGCCTGAATACGCCGAAGCGATCATCCGCGAGGTCAATCCCACCTTGCCCGACGCCGAAGTGAATCGTCGCGTCGAACTGCGCATGGCGCGCCACGAGGTGCTCACTCACCGCACCGACCTGGAACCGCTGCAGGTGTGGCGTGTCATCGACGAAGCCGCGCTGCGCCGGGTCGTCGGGGGCCCGGCCGTGATGCGCCGCCAGCTCGAGCGGCTGATCAAGCTGGCCGAGCTGTCGAATGTCACGGTGCAGGTCCTGCCTGCCGCCGCCGGTGGTCACCCCGGCATCGAGGGGGCCTTCACGATCATGGACTACCCGGCCGA
This window of the Amycolatopsis balhimycina FH 1894 genome carries:
- a CDS encoding helix-turn-helix domain-containing protein gives rise to the protein MVESSRSALKRWIGVELKRLRQRAEYERADVAERLGKTAAWPGHVEVGRNLPSAADLEVLLTWYGHADRIQFFRTLLSRAKKGKDWWIGFSDVTPEWFTMYLGLESIARQLSGYDAMVVHGLFQLPEYAEAIIREVNPTLPDAEVNRRVELRMARHEVLTHRTDLEPLQVWRVIDEAALRRVVGGPAVMRRQLERLIKLAELSNVTVQVLPAAAGGHPGIEGAFTIMDYPAEFEDDPGTVWFESRIRGTFIEDPAEIAIYRDDLTRIQVNKALKPDQSIALIKQVAKEITR